The Amphiura filiformis chromosome 13, Afil_fr2py, whole genome shotgun sequence genome segment CGTCACACTATAGGTTCAATACCActatttcttgttttaacgcactgaacctaaacaccttaaaatggtaGCGCgacctcgaagctgaaagttacaattaatAGGAGAATATAAAAATcgatgccgtgcggatgaattttggtaatacaccaatgtcattataatgagAGAAACTTTACCATTtcaaagcatcaaaacccaaaaattaTGTACTTTATTTGGGTATAATAACTTGGTCAATATCAATCAGTGTTTTAAAGCagccttttcagatgccacacaaacaaaaagttcctcatcgtatttcaatgcatCGCCCAGGCTGAGCATAACCGTAATCCTAATCCGTACACTAACTTATACCATAAATTTTCAGAATAACGCTTGTTTTTCTCAATTCGGAATAACGCCCCTTCGGAATATAACAGGCTGACCACGGCATGTTGTGGTTTTGTAGAACATCGATTCGTCACACATCAACTTGTGTGAATCTACAGGTGGCGATAAGACACTGATAACCAGGGAAGCATTATTAGACGCACCCTTAAGGGCTGCAAGAGCACCCAAATAGACACTTCATTTCGGCAAACTGGAACTTTGTGAATTGCTACCAATATGAATTGCAAAGTGAATATATAACTGGTAAGAATGCACATTAACATGCATTCACAACATATATTCTTGATCTGATCTCTTCTTTCATTCCttcgttctttctttccttccttcctttctttcttccttcattcAGTCACTACAGTCATtcaattattcattcattcatttattcattcatttatttattcattcagtcAGTctgttctttttcctttctttcattcaatcttccttcctttctttctttctttctttctgtctttctttctgtctttctttctgtctttctttctgtctttctttctgtctttctttctttctttctttctttctttctttctttctttctttctgtctttctgtctttctttctttctttctgtctgtctttctgtctttctgtctttctttctttctttctttctttctttctttctttctgtctttctgtctttctttctttctgtctttctgtctttctgtctttctgtctttctgtctttctgtctttctgtctttctgtctttctgtctttctgtctttctgtcttatttatttattcattcagtcAGTctgttctttttcctttctttcattcaatcttccttcctttctttctgtctttctttctgtctttctttctgtctttctttctgtctttctttctgtctttctttctgtctttctttctgtctttctttctgtctttctttctgtctttctttctgtctttctttctgtctttctttctgtctttctttctgtctttctttctgtctttctttctgtctttctttctgtctttctttctgtctttctttctgtctttctttcttctttctttctgtctttctttctgtcgttctttctgtctttctttctgtctttctttctgtctttctttctttctgtctttctttctttctttctttctttctttctttctttctttctttctttctttctttctttctttctttctttctttctttctttctttctttctttctttctttctttctttctttctttctttctttctttcttccttccttcctttcttcctatTGTAATCTTATCTCGCTACTTTTCAATTTTTCCCACTTAACTTTATCCTTTCCATCTAAATTTCAAATGAATAAAACATCTCAGTATCTCTATACAACTCCTGAAAATTATGCAGACACTGACAGAGGCATTGGCGCTTATTAGATTTAAGTTATCTCAAATAAAAAAGTCATCCGGGGTCTTATCTTCCCAGACTATAATATAACTGCCCCAATACAAACAGCATTTAAGTAAAAGCTACCGAATATGATCAGAATAATCCATTTATACTAATCACGAGGAAGATTATACCGAATATAGCTTGGAGATCCAATTTAGCTGCTTTGCAACGGCATGGGTTGCCTAAAACTCTGAACCCAATACTGAAACACTAGCTACCACTTTGTAGCGAGTAACCTAGGATAATTCAGTGAATTGGCACTATTTATAAAGTATAATAAATATCGTATTCAAAGCATTGAACAATATCTTTGGGAGCCATATTCTCCGAGAACTGTTCTTGACTTGAATTCTGCATGCATGTTGAGACAAAATGGAGCGGGTTTGGTGGATCTGCATTGTTTTAGCATTGATTTTATCTGTCGATATCGCAGTGATTGCAAGTACGAAGATTCAAACCACTTCTTTGGTGAATCCTGTCCCCGAAGGTGGTATCTTGTCTGTATTATGCCAGGTGTGGAATCTTGAAGACGGTGAGAAGGTCATTGTCACACGACAAGTGACCACTCATAGTGAGATATTGGTATGGAACAAAGTGATCTTGTCCACGAATGAAGAGCGCATCTTCCTGGCCGAAAGGCAAAAGAACGACGGATCGATTGTGCATTTTTAACGCTCATGAACGTTGCGAAAAGTGATGAAGGCAAATACTCATGTAAAGTTATGAAGTTGGAAGCGGAGCGACCCAAATTTATTGTTTGGAATTCTGTTCACATAGCAGTGCAGTATTTCCCGTCTGAAATCTACCCGATTTGTTTTCCGGGGGAACCACTCATTCTTCGTTCCGGATGTAGCATCAGTTTGAATTGCAGCTCAGAAACGGCATCGCCAACTGTGTCTATGACGTGGATGAAATCTGGGATGGATTTGAATGACAATGCCGATTTCTACGAAATGGACTCGCGTATATTTTCAGTGCTTAATGTAACTATAACTGAACGAGACGATGGAGCCGTGTATGTATGTCGTGTATCTAGCAGCGCCTTTTATAACCGCATTCAGAGCTGCCATATTGGGCCCATTTCTGTTATTTCTACCAATTCATCTTTAGGTAATGCAAACACTCGCGAGAAAGACAGTCAACTAAACCAAAATTGGGGTCACGCAAACCAAAGCTTCGATTTTCAGAGTTGCCGAGAGGTCTGCCCGAACTATTCTACTTCGTATCTTTACTTTATCATCGCCactgttattgcagttcttttagGCATGATTTTCTTTGGTTTAGTCATCATACTACTTACAAAATACTGCCGTATGCGGGCCAAAACACGggtatctactctcaaatctgagGTGGTGCCATTGAAAACCAATAATATAGATGAGATTTATGCGGATATTGATGGCATACGAGCTCCAAATAACAGAGTTTATATGACGTTAGAAACTCCACAGAATAGAAATTATGGACATTATGAGGGACATTATAAGATCAGATATGCTGGTATTTATAAACCACATTATGTAtaaatgtatatataaatgcATCCTTGTATACTTAAATACATACATCaattaaaatcatcatcattgttTACACGATACCTGATCCGACGAAGGCTGATTAATGCAATTTGATGTTTAAGAGATGTTTaagattaaatttatttaataatgcataataatgcataattatacatgtattaatgtcatattaaaattcattttgatatttgatattgACCTTTGAAATCGattcaaaatcattttgataGGATGTTTaagattaaatttatttaataatgcataattatacatgtattaatGTCATATTAAAATTCATTTTGATATCTGATATTGACTTTTGAAAGCGATTCAAAGTCATTTTGATAAGATGTTTTTAACAATATGCATATATTGGATCATAATTGTGGGAAATAAAACATGCACATATAGGTTTCGATCTTATGGGTGTATTATGCATGTTACTGTAATCTAATAAGTCAATTATCCTGATGAAAACATTCACTGATATGTTCAGGTTAATACTTCATCTCGATGTTGCGAATGATAGCTGTACAGGTTTACCTTCTTTAGGATGTGTAATTCGTCAGTACTGATTGACAAGCGAAAACGTACACTTTTATAATACAGAAGCTAGACACATCCTTCATACTGTCATGCCGCATGTCGCTGAGCGACGTGAAGCACGCGCATTGCAAACAaatggacacaatcaaggcttgtcattggctgatacgtcatgccgcttgccgcagcgtcaagcggcaggaaagtctgaAAGGAGCATCAGTATTCTACGAGCAAACGAAGAAACACAATTTATACTCCGTCGCTGAATAACGAGCGATTCGTTTTTGAACAATGATGTAGCGCTCTTTTCTCAACGCAACAAAAATCGCCCTGTCTCATTTAATACTATAGTCGCTCGTTACTCAAAgacggagtataaattcagcttcattTTTAGAAGATTGCGTTGGAAGTGTTCTGCCCTTATGATAAGCCTTTGTATATCATACTATGAACCAAGTTTAACTGGTGTATAGCTTTTGTCAATAAAATCTCATTTTCACCATGAATGGAGATAAGGCaaatttctttttcttatttacAATGATAAAATACttgaaataattgtcattttgtacatattatacatgtattgtcACATTAATATATTAATGACTTCTAATATGTAAATTTCTTCCTTAATGATCCGCGGACCAATTAGAGAATtgtattcaaatttgtacaaatgtttaaatattaataaagtataggcctataagataCAAAGATGACACCAGATACGGTATTATTGTCAGTTATTCTTCTTTATCCTGTATACGTGAGATAGACATTGAGTATAagcagtataggcctacacatgtcaTCATCCAGATTAGGCTTGATGAACCGCACACGCTGCGCCGTTACACTAAATTATATCATTACCGTTATTAGCAATTATTCCTGTTAACATTGTGAGCTTACACGTTCCAGGCGACCCGCACAAAACAAATCGTATGATTTTTTGATCGTTTCTGAATAATGAATGTTgctattattttgataaaaccaGCACAAACATACTCATAAACACACTCCACATAGGTGCACTTACCAACCCCCACCCATACCatgcacacaccccacacccaccccacataccccacacaccccaccccaccaatcCTATACAAACTCACAAGCCCCTGTTATTTGGATAACAGTGTTATATAGAATAAAAATCACATTAAGTCACTTCCGAAGAAATAACATTTCATTAATTTTGCTTACATAAATtgtcctgatgaatttattcatgATCATAAATATTATGTGTGGGTGGGGTATATTTTGCTGGGGTGTGGATGGGGTGGGTTTGGAGGGGTGTGTGTGGCTTAGTATGTTATAAAATATGCTTGTGTGCATCTGCATATCTGTGATGAGGTTCAAATCTGTGGTGAGTGTCAAAATGAACCACAATTGGTGACAAACTTTACAATGACACAAGTTCCCATTGGTGGGATGGAATTAGCataatcgactgctcagtgtcagaagtgggtaagtgcaattgcTGTATTGTTCTCAATTATTGTTCTCAtctacaaatggcagctattgcacttacctacatgcactgagcagtcaatggtTCTTCTTATCGTTCTTCTGttattttaaaacagtttaaaaaTGAACGATATTaataacaaacaaattaattgattaataaaTGCGTCACTTTTATATCTCGTAGAATATGagaattcccagcaaacacaaactgttttaaagaaaacgtttaaatgtcgggttcatTTAAACTGTATGCACAATCGCTCTGAGTGTGCATTAAGTTGGTGGACGTCAACCAGAAGAGGAGGGGaacatgtaaaaaaaatcaaacgaAGGTCAGCTGAAGTTGAGGGGATGAGACgtaaaataacattgcaaaacatttttgaaaacctgctgcaaaaaatgttaacataatgctatttaagtattgacaaaatattttgcaaaaacatttgccaaacaatattttacactaacattttgacaatatttaaaaacatttttgtattttctgggTTCTTAGCGTGGAATAAGATTGAAGAAAGGCCAAAGAAAAGTAAAATAGCAACTTCAGTCTTTTTTTTGTagcaaaaaaataacaaaatacataTTGTAAAGTCTCACGCACTTGACATTTCATTTAAGTCAGATCTGTTTGATTTTTGCCGAATAATATAAAATTTAGAATCTTCATTATGAAGCACGTATGGTAAGCCACACAGGTCATTGATTTTTccctaaaacaaaatataatgaaaacaaaaatcacattAAGTCACTTCCGAAGAAATAATAAATTTGTCAATATAAATTTTACGCTTTTGACAACCAAGTGATAATTTGTCTTCATATTGGCTCTCTATGATTTATAAAAATCACGCGCTTGGTCGGACATTTTAGCAAAGACCGTTGGACTGTTAACATAGATAATATAATAAAGCTATTACTGCGCGTCTGTTTATTAAATTAGCAATACAATAATTTTTGGTTTCAACAAAATTGTGACTTTATGTTTTCCGCGTTCTGGTCACTTCTAAGCAAATATTGCATTAGTATTGGTGTTTGGACATCTCCATGTTGCATGTTAAATTGAATTTATACTTTGGTCGTCTGTAATAAGCAATTAGTCTCGCAGCCAATGAGAGTTATCGTACTTTGAGATACATCAAGATACATCGGAGCTGATTGGCTAATTAATAATTGCTAATCGCTAGCGGTTGGgaaaaaagtatcatttttttctttgattaCTTTCGCCAGCTAATGGATGGAAAATCTTGAAAGACCATTCCTACTGATAAACCCGATTGCCACCGATTGAATCACTAAGAACATTGCTTATACCCGGTTAGTGCTGTAATGGTCCGGAGTCCCAAATTAAATACTATCATTTCTAACTCCAATAAACCATCTCAAATATCATATTTCTACTCTATAGCCTACATATTAAACAAGAAACTGTAAATCATTGTTATAAGTAtgtatttgtttaaatatttaatatttatttatacattacatttttttttatatcgtcTGCGTCCAGTATTGGCGCGAAAAGGATAACATAACCATGCCGAATTATCCGACCGGTTTATTGACTTCTTCAACCCGCCAAAAATATCCCCGTTGGCTCAGCACGAACGCTATCGATCAAATATCTTGTCTAATTGTCAATTTCATACCTGTTCaggtttttattcattttcatttaCTCTGCAATGGACGTTGCCATGGGAACGCTGATCTCAACCAATCCTGTTTTCTTTTGAAACCTGTCAACTTAATCAACCATGGAGTGGATAAAACCTAGTTTTTATTAGCGATGTCTCGTCAAAAGCACGTTTTTGATCAATAGAAAATAGGCATGTGACACGTTCTGGTCAGCTCTTATAAGACTAATTCTGTAAGTAAAGCCAGTCAACAAGCGGTGAAAACCGGTCTTTGCTTTTATCATCACCAGACCACTAATGCAGATGTTGATTTTCGACTAAGAAGGCCAGACTTATGCAGCTGAGGCACGtcgtttttgtttttccattttctcACCTTTTACTTAAAGCAAAATCAACGCTACTTGGATATCGTTTGTAAAGACGATTTTGTAATGATGTTATTGCAATTAGAATCGGCATTGTTTATGTGCACTTTATGTTTTGTATTGGTGCAGAATTCGGAAACTACGGAAGAAACACAGTTACAACTGACGATACCTGTGGAGCCTGTGGAAGATGGAATGTTATCATTGCATTGTCAAATATGGAATCTTGATCCAGAGTATACCGTAATCATGGCAAGAACTATACGCAGCGTTAGAGAAACACTTTCATTCAACCGTTTGGTTCCCGATGATCAGGACAGAATGTTTCTTGCGGTGCGCCAGATGCCGGACTCTTCTGTCGTGTATTTTCTAACAATTATACAAGTCACGTCAGAAGACACTGGGAATTATTCGTGCAAAGTGATAACAACATCTGGAAAGACAGCAGATATTGCAACGGACTCGGAAGAGGTTATAGTAAGTTACTTTCCACATGAGAACTCTTTGGATTGTGCTCCAAATGCGGGGCCGATGACTCTTATCGCTGGTAAAGAAACCACGTTTAATTGCAGCTCACAAGTCACCGGACATCCACTTGTATCGCTTGAATGGAATCAAGTTGGATCTTTCACAACACTTGAAAGTGACAGCACCGTAACTGATTCTCAAATCCACAGCCAACTATCCTTCACACCATCTATAAAAGATGATGGTGCAATTTTGTTATGTATTATGACGAGTCCGGCATTCCTTGATAAAACACAGTCGTGTCATGTTGGACCTCTGAAAGTCATACCAAGTTCTGAAGACACTGAGATCATCGTTACGCAAATATCTGGTGATGTCACAGTTAGAACTACCAAGGATAGCTACGACAATGATGTTGTAAAACCAATTGCGCAAAGATGCGGCCATCTTTGCGAAGCGTCAACGCGCTCTAAACTATTCTATTGGATACTTGCTACATCGGTAACAGGTGCATTAGCGTTGATTTTCCTGCTTTTTGTGTTGGTTCTATTCCTTAAACTTGTAACTCGTAACAAACCTAGTAAAGCTATTAGAAAATTACCAATGGAAGGACTTTATCCGGAAGATATCTATGTCGATCTTGAAAGAAGGCGAGGAGGTGAGAAGGTTTATATGGCGCTAGAAAAACGGGACAATATTGAAGATATTTAATTATTGTAACTTTATCATAATTATTCAACATGACTTTTATATTATTCACAATAGTAGTTATAAAAGAAGGTTTGTAACACAATTGACAGACTCATCCCTCACCCCACttaaccccatcaaaatgcagacgTTGATACCAGCCAGGTGCAAGCTTGCATTACCCAGTGACAGTTTAGGCCTGAAATACGGTATATTTCGTTTGGTCGATATGAACAAAAACAAGGTAGTTTGGTGGTACATTTATACCCAACTGCAGATGTCATCAACTGTTTTATTGGTCACTGTGAGGACTTATTTTATGCTTGTGGAATCCCAAATCGCTGGAGCCATTTACCTCAAGACTTAGAATAAGAATGTATAAGTGATTGGCCTAAAGTGAGGTAATACATCTTGTTATATACTATAAGACAACAAACCACCTTTAACTGAATTCGAACAGCCAAATATATTGGCAGAACATTCAAATAAACATTGTGGGCTTATCTACAAGATATCATGTTCAGACACATGGGATAATATCTTTTCATAATTATGCTATTATTCTCTATACGTAATTTACATCGTAACATGGGGTGCTGTACTTAGAGGACGGAATAACCAGCGTCCCGTGTTATTAACATGTGATATTGGGTTTATTTTGGGGGGAATTGCTTATCAAAATACTGTCGGAGAgacgtttttcttttttctttattaatttattgTGTATATCACAATTTCCTAAGGTATAAGTAGACTTATATTTACATTTAAGTAATGTTGAAatgaatctttaaaaaaaaaactgtctTATCTATAAATCTCTGTAAAACGTGTTGTTCTGTTCAGCTAGAAGCTCACTAAGAATCTCATcagttttattattgtttttattttacatatATTGTATAATGTCACCATATTACTGTATGCAACTGAAATAACCACTAAACAACAACATATGTATAACACTTAAAAGAAGACAATGCCTATTGTGTTTAAAATGCTTATATTGTCCACTTTCAGTATAGATTAGAATGTTTAATTCAGATActtaattatttttctaaaagtACGATATTTGGTTTTGTAAAATCATTGTAAAAAATCCATTGTGTATACAAAAAGCGTTTTAATTTTAAAATCGCATATTTTACCATGAGATCCTGAACAACAATGCGCTTCTAATTTAAATCATGATAGGTGAGGTGAGTGGACTTTTCTAGTATAATTTGAGCAAATTGGATTTCTATAACTTGTAAATGAGAAGAGACAGAAATATTTCATATTAACGTGACaattaatgggttattccatctaaaatctacactccccctgtggaagattttggaaatatcttccacagggggagtatgtatcttaaatggaatgaacacattagggagctccatttgaatttcatacaccctctaacaaagatttaacctgaatcttccacagaggtagagtgaatttcaaatggaactcctaatgtgttaattctatttgaaattcatactccctctgtggaagacatttccaaaatcttccacagggatagtgtggattttaaacggaatagcccaatggaactGTTTGTGAATAATGTATGTATTTGAATAATTTTTGTTAAGCACTTTAACGTTGACAGGTATCTACCTAATTACATGCGTACTTTCGAGAGCAATGTACTGCCTTGAGAAgaacaaaaatgaaaatactaTTATTATTGTTACTATTGCTTAAAGTCTTTCTGTATATTGTTACAATGAATAAATATAGGGGCCTATACAGAATACTTTTCCTTTTGTTTAATTGAAAGTGACGTATAAAAGCAGCAACCTGTTCGACTGTATGTTTTCTTCAACTTTGTTAATATCTTCTGTAAGTTTGGTattaaaattaatgtttaataaaaacacaaataaataCAGATAACTTTTCGTTCGCAATTATGGTAATTGAATTTTCGAGTTAAAGAATCGGATAGTATGGTGCATGGGTAaataacactgctatctactgaagatagcatgctgcatGCTATCTTACAACAGGTTTTCCACCGTGAGCATAGGTCGCGAAAATGGAAACGTTTGCGAAATAAAATTAGTCGTGAAATTGCAAAGGCAAAGAAAGAGCACTATAAAACCAGGGTTCAACGACATAAAAAAGCAAATCCAGCTGAGTGGTACAAGCAAATCAAGGTCATGGCAAATTTGAGCAACTCTGAGTCAACCATTCAGCCCCCTCCAGGTGTTGATGCTAATGACTTTGAAGCCGTTGCGAACAGCATCAACAACATCTTTGCATCAGTTTCTAATGACCTTGATGTGCTTGATACCGCTAAGCTTCCTGCTTATCGACCAGATCCAAACCCATGCCCTACTGTTCATGACTACGAGGTTTATGAAATgctgaagaaaataaaaattggaaaAGCCGGTGGTCCAGACGGTATTTCTGCCAGGCTCATTAGAGAGTTTTCCTATGAACTTAGTAAACCCCTGGCCGAAATCCTCAATCAATCATAATTTGAAGGTTCAGTACCACCCCAGTGGAAGAGGGCTGTTGTAGTCCCGATTCCAAAGTCTAAACCCGCTACTTGGGATAAACTGAGACCAGTATCTCTAACTGACCACTTTGCCAAAGTTGCAGAGGGTTTTATGGCAAAGTGGTTGTTAGAGGACTTAGAGAAATCTATAGATCCCAATCAATACGGGAACCGCTAAGGTGTTTCCACCACACATTATCTGGTGAAATTAATGGATACTCTGATCATGAATTCTGACAAACCCGGTCACTTGAGCTCGGTTGTTATCACTGATTTCAGCAAAGCTTTCGATTTAGTAAACCACAATGTGCTCATCAATAAATTTATATCCCTTGGTATACGTCCCTCAGTAGTGACATGGATTGCCAGTTTTCTTGATGGTAGAGAACAGAGTGTTAGGTACCGTGGTCAAAATAGTGATTGGGTTAAGTTGAAAGGTGGTGTGCCTCAAGGCACACGCATTGGCCCACTTGGTTTTGTCACCGTTGTTAATGATGCCGCTATGGACAATTCCATTACGACATTGAAATATGTCGATGATTTAACTTTGGTTGAGACGAGAGCACGTAATGATGCATCTAACATGCAGACTCATCTTGACAAATTCCAGGATTGGGCGGTGCAAAACCACATGAAGCTTAACCCTTTAAAGTGTGCTTCTATGAAAGTGTCATTCTTGAGAAACAACCCAGTTGACCAACCACTAATGATTGCTAAGGTTCCCCTTCAGTCTGTCTCAGCTGCAAAAATACTTGGTGTCCATGTAAGTTTTGATCTTAAATGGGGTAACCATGTTACTGAAGTGCTAAAAAAGGCAAATGGTAGACTGTATATGCTTAAACTTCTCACACGCTTCAACTTGCCAACAGATGATCTTATTACTATCTTTTCTGGGTTCGTACGCCCATTAGCTGAGTATGCTGCCCCTGTGTGGCACCCTGGTCTGACCATCGACGAAAGTGCCGCTTTGGAACGAATCCAGAAGAGAGCATGTAGGATCATTGTTGGCAAGCAGTATACAACCTATGATGAGGCACTTGAGCTTTGTAAGTTGCCATCCATGTATGAGAGACGTGAGCAACAATGTTTGAAGTTTTTCAACTCGCTTTTCAAATCTGAGCGTTTCCATAGTTGGGTACCGCCAAAGAAGAGCACCATTCATGGCAGAGTTTTAAGAAATTCTGACCAATTGTCGGTACCAAGGTGTAGAACATTGCGTTGTCAGAAAAGCCCTCTGGTGTACATGGCCAATATGTGGAATAAAAAGACTCCTAGTTTTTagcttttaaattattttaaagggCTATTGGCATTTAAAGGGCTATTGGCATTTTCACTCCCATCTCcaccaaattttataaacattattatgtgcaatatattttctgtttctctcattcattttttgtcatttaatatGATCTTAATATGCTAAGTAATTCATTTATGAAAGTATGTGTGTGCCGAGAAGGAGTTTGAGTATGTAGTCACTAGTGCATGAGTAGAGAAAGAGTTTGAATAAGTGGTGTGTAAGGTCAGTGGGTGTGATCTTGTGGTAGTGATAGTTTATGAGTGGATATGGgatgcaggggtgtgtgtgggggtgtacatgtggatgaatgggtgaaaatgaatgtgtggatgttttactatgtaatttgctattttcttcatgtttttgctgtatttatatgtacattgtattttagcatttatactcatgtattttaaaattttatatgtgtatacttttgtaaagttgttgcatttcagtttttatactgctatgacaattgtgtaataaacctttaatgaatgatgaatgaatgcattgattaacaacactgctatctactgaagatagtatgctGCATTGATTAACAGcactgctgtctattgaagatagtatgctgtatgggttaacaacactgctatctattgaagatagtatgctgtatgggttaacaacactgctatctactgaagatagcatgctgcatt includes the following:
- the LOC140168630 gene encoding uncharacterized protein, encoding MMLLQLESALFMCTLCFVLVQNSETTEETQLQLTIPVEPVEDGMLSLHCQIWNLDPEYTVIMARTIRSVRETLSFNRLVPDDQDRMFLAVRQMPDSSVVYFLTIIQVTSEDTGNYSCKVITTSGKTADIATDSEEVIVSYFPHENSLDCAPNAGPMTLIAGKETTFNCSSQVTGHPLVSLEWNQVGSFTTLESDSTVTDSQIHSQLSFTPSIKDDGAILLCIMTSPAFLDKTQSCHVGPLKVIPSSEDTEIIVTQISGDVTVRTTKDSYDNDVVKPIAQRCGHLCEASTRSKLFYWILATSVTGALALIFLLFVLVLFLKLVTRNKPSKAIRKLPMEGLYPEDIYVDLERRRGGEKVYMALEKRDNIEDI